A single region of the Actinomycetes bacterium genome encodes:
- a CDS encoding glutamate mutase L codes for VRLVVGSGGVLRHASEQRLAEILAPARSDHAGGWRVPAGARLAVDRRYVLAAAGLLAPDHAEAAAAVLAAELTVVRSEA; via the coding sequence AGGTGCGGCTCGTGGTCGGCTCCGGCGGCGTGCTGCGGCACGCGAGTGAGCAGCGGCTGGCCGAGATCCTGGCGCCGGCCCGGTCCGACCACGCCGGCGGCTGGCGGGTGCCCGCGGGTGCCCGGCTGGCCGTGGACCGCCGCTACGTGCTCGCCGCGGCCGGGCTGCTCGCCCCGGACCACGCCGAGGCGGCGGCGGCCGTGCTCGCGGCCGAGCTGACGGTCGTACGCTCGGAGGCGTGA